The genome window CGGCATCAGACTGAGACTGTTTTTGAATGTTATTAGACGCATTAGATCTCGCTACCTCAAGGTCAAGTCTTTCAGTATTGGAATTTACGGATATTTTTGAGAGCTCTAATGAACTACCTTGAACGCCAAACATTAGTTCTAACGGAGTGTAACCTGTGACCCTGCACCGGGTGCTGTTCATGGCTAACTGAATATCCCCTAACTGATCCTGCCATCGTATCTCTGACTCACTCTCTACTATGGTCAGAAGACCTTTCAAAGTTCGCATCACGCGCTCCACCTGCCCGTTTGCCCTACTCGCGCCAGTAGCTATCAAATGAAGCTCGATGTTATTTTCTTTgcaaaagtttttgaaataagTATTGTCATAACATCGGCCCCTGTCGGCAATTATTCGTTTAGGGGCGCCAAATAAGTTAACTGCATTTTTAACGGCATTGATAGCGTCTGAACTGTTCAGAGTCGTAGTATGTTCAAGAAGGACATATTTTGTAAAAGCGTCAATAATTACCGAACAATATTCTTTACGCTCACTTTTGCCGCTAAGTTTGCCAGTCAAGTCAAGGTGAATTGTATGCCACGGAACGGCTAATTTTGGGATTGGATGTAAGCGAACTTGCTGAGCTCCTGACTGGCCTTTGGAGGCCTTACAAACTACACACGAGTCAACgaatttttttacatatttggaCATATTTTGGAACCAATAGAGTTCATATAATTTATCGAGGGTTTTTTCAATGCCAAgatgttttatttcattatgtaTGTGATTAATCACAGACCAAATCAACGAACGCGGTAGTATAGGAAGCCATCTAGTGATTCTACAACGCTCAATCTTCCGGTATAAAATATTCTGTCTAATATCGTAAGTGTGTGCAATGTCATCGGGAAGTTCATTAGCTCGAAATTTTGATATAATGTCAGTTATTTCTGGGTCACGCAATTGCTCAACAGATAGCCAGCCAGTTTCTAGTTCGGACAAGTTGACAATTTTAACACGACTGGATTTTGTGGGACATAAACTGTCTTGGTCTCCGCAATTGTCAACCGGGTTACGTGAAAGGAAATCTGCGTGTGCCATAGATTTGCCCTCTTTGTAAACTATATCAAAATCGTAAGACTGCAGTATAGCCCACCATCTATGAACCCTTGGCGTTAAATCTTTTTTTGTGTGTGATGACTTTAACGCGTTACAGTCGGTGAAAACTGTAAACCTGCGACCGTATAAATAATGCCTAAAATGTTCGACTGATTTAACGACTGCCAAGGTCTCCAACTCATAAGAATGGTAACGGCTTTCTGCATCAGTAGTTTTACGACTAAAATAACCAACTACGTGCGGGACATTGTTATTTCTTTGGATAAGTACTGACCCATAGCCTTCACTACTTGCGTCAGTATGCAGCTCAATGGGCAAAGAGGGTTCAAAAATCTTTAGCACGGGTTCAGACACAAGATGACTAACTATTTCCTTATGAATTTTGTCATGCTCATCGGTccacattattttacctttgccGGTAGTTGAAGCCGTCAGGGGATATATAGGCTTCatgatttttgaaaaatttggaATAAATTTGCGAAAGTATGTGGCTAACCCAATAAACTGTCTAACTTGCGAAACCGTTTTTGGTGGGGGAACATTTTTTAGTGCTTCAATTTTTCGAGGGTTTGGTCCGACTTCTCCAGCTGATATCACATATCCCAAATAATCTACCTTCTTTTTCATAAACGaacatttattgaaattgagTGAAAAACCAGCTTTAGACAACGTATCAAGCAATTTGTCAAGCCGGGCCAATCCCTCTTCAACGGTTTCTGAAGCAGCAAGTACATCGTCCATGTACACCAAAACTTTATTATCGTTAAGCGACCTGAGTGCGGTATTAATGGCTCTTTGAAACACTTGAGGAGCGTTTTTTAGCCCGAACGGCATAGTTAACCAGGAATATTGTCCCGAGGGAGTCacaaatgatattttatctatgGAATCTTCATGCACTTTAATTTGGTGAAACCCAGACGCCATATCTATGGTCGAGAAATAATGAGATCCATGTAATTTATCAATTTGATCGCTGATTAATGGTAACGGGTAATTGTCGGAACGAGTGTTGCTATTGAGCTCTCTATAATCAACAACCAACCGGTCTGAACCATCCTTTTTTTTTCACTAATAAAATTGGGCTCGCATATGGAGATGAAGATTCGCAAATTATGTTTGCATCAAGCAGCTCCTGCACCTTACTATTCACAATGTCAGACTCAGCTGGGGATAATCGATATGGTCGTCTGTGTACAGTCTTGTTAGGGTCTATCAAATCGATTTTAAGTTCACCAGTAGTGACACGGGAGGATGGAAATTTCTGAATGAAATTAGTTGagtatttagttaatatttttatcaaCTGTTCCTTTTCATTGCCTATGAGATCTGTATCCACCATAGTCACATCAAAAGATTCTAATTTGGAAGTATTATTTACGACTTTGGGTTTTGAAAAGGTCAAACTATCCTTTGTAATGTTAACAGAAATTCCCTCCTCCAAAATGTCACGACCTAGTAAAACTTCGTCAGTCAAGTATTTGTCAGGTAAAATATGATAGGCAACATCGAATTGAGAGTCTTGCACAACAGTCGGGCATTTGATTTGTGATGGACAAACGACTTTATTAGGACCAATACCCGTCAAAACTATTTGCTCGTTAAACCTCTCCCCTTTAATAAGATCACTGCAGCTCTTTCTTAAAAGGCTGCATTCTGAACCTGAGTCAAATAAAAAAGGCAATTGAACATTACTTATCTGTAACACACCTCGCGATGACCTCGAACACAGGTTCACATGTTTGCTGCTGGTGCTGGTATTGGCCGCTGTATCATCCTTCTTCTTCCAGCGCAGCGGACACGTGGATGCAAGATGTCCCGGGTCGTTGCACACATAGCAGGTTCCAGTGGATTTTGAAGGGTTCGTACTTTCTGTTTTGGCGAAAGTAGATTGGTTTTTAGCGATCAGACGTTGTTTGTCCCTGCAATCCTGACCGCGGTGGCCAATCCTCCCGCAAAAGTGGCATACCCCACGGAACGTTATCGATGTACGTTGTTTTTTGGCTTCGTATTCAGAAGAAGATGATTCTTCAAGTCTTCGTTTTAAGGTGAAACTTCGAAGAGTGCGAAACAGTTGATTTTTGCTATTTATAACCACCGAATTAAGTTCTCGGCGGATTTTGTCATCACACTGGGATAGGACGGAGATAGCAAAACCTGTCATGACGTTTTCTGGTAGATTTGCATCAGGAATCTTCTCCATAAGCTGCCACAGTCGCATACCCGACTCAGCTGGTCCTTCCTTTTCGTTAATtcgaaattttattatttgatcgAAGTGATCCTGCATCATCATCGGTTTTGAAAATGTTGATATTAACATTTCCTTTATGGTGCTCCAGGAAACCTTGTCCGGTTGTATCTTGGTAAGGCATGTCGCAGCTCGGCCCTTAAGAGAGTGTGTAAGGGCCAAAATCAAGTCAACTCCTTCTAGTCCTTTTTTTTCGATGACCATTTCACTTAACGAACACCAGTTTTCGATATCAGCATCTGTTGTATCCGGATCGAAAGGCAGTAACTTTGGCCGTGTACCAATCGATGGAACTGCAGTCAAATTGTCGGCAATTTTTTTAAGAATCACTTCAATACCAGATGAAAACATGGTAAGAAGTGAGCTGTTGTCCATATTTTGCATAGGTTGGTGTGGCGTTGGGTCCGGCACTTCTGATGTAGCGTCGTCTGAGTCCGACATAGTCAAGTAAACCACAAAAGATCGTGATataatttactttatttattttttgctttacaatttattttaatttacaaaagGTACGTATACGAGCGTCAGGCCGAAGCAACAGACAGAGCGTAAAAAGCCCCTCTCTTTCCCGTGCACCTGGTTTTATAACCTAGCGTAAACAAGTCAGGTAGTGGGGTGGTGGGGATGGTGTGATGATCGCGTGATGCTCGGCCTGGTACACGTGTTTACAAAGTGGTACGATGACTTTGCGCcgtcatatatatatatgtatagagGTATATGGTTGTCATGCGTTACTAGAGCCGACCACCAAGTTGACAGCGATTTTTTACCACTACTTCAGATCATTTTCAAAGTAAActtgtatgaaattatgacaTCATTGCCGACTTGGTTTGGTTCCTATCGCTGCTCTAGACATAGGCAGTATCTATTAGACCTTTATCCTTCAGCTgacctagccaaagtgacaatcgttgatgctacTTGCCGATCGAAAAGCAGCTTACTCGCCCCAATATAGAAAAGCAAACTACTCGTAAAAGAGTACGtagctattattattatttactaacaCAAGAGGTACATTCATAACAAAACATATGTCCCACAAAACGGTTttcacagtttgactgtgggatcagaGTCTCTTCgataagaaaattaaaataacatttagatAGTATCAATTAAAAACTTAAACAGACTTCTTTTGAATTTAGCTCTATTGGCTTCCGTCCTGATATCCGCAGGCaaacagtttaatatgtagggTAGACGTTTCGTCAGACAcctagatgtagatgtagatgtagtgtagggacgcccggccggaggcaggcgggctgtcgatcactTGTTgtgttcattcagcccaattccctggagttggagctgcaggttactgttcCGGCAGCATTCCCACTCTTCCTTCttcaaatcttcttgttttGCTGCAGAACAAAAGGACATCTTTTAGTTCGACATCCTTGAGTTCTTCTGCTTTTAGTCTATCTCTACCAAATGTATTGTATCGCGGTGCCGCATACATACTACATTCCGCTAACAAATGTAGGCTTGTTTCCTCCATACCACAATGTGGACAGGATTCGTCATCTCTTATTCCTATTACCTTGAGGTGTCTATTGAGAGTGTTGTGCCCAGTAATTATACCTGTCAACATTCTCAGACTGCTCTTACCTAGATTCAGCAGATACCTGGTTCTTCTTTGGTCCATGCCTTTGATCATCATCTTCGACTGTCTGCATCCAGTCTCGTTCTCCCATTCCCTTTGTGCCTTAGCTTCATTGACCTTGTCTATTACTCCTTTCGTGACATCCGCTGACATGGGCAGTGCCGGTTCAGGCCCTACAAATTCCATTCCCGCCCCCGCCCTTGCCAGTTCATCAGCCTTCTCGTTGCCCACAACTCCCTGGTGTCCCGGCACCCATGCAACCGTGACTACTCTCTGTTCCCCTACCGCATTTTAGCTCCTCCCTGCATTCTTTTACAAGCGAGGACGTAACCCATGTTCTGTTTAAAGCTTTAAGTGCGGCCTGGCTGTCTGTGTATATCACTACATCACCTTCTTGTCGATTTTCTTTGATTAGCCTTGCACAGTGTGTTATTGCATGTACCTCTGCTTGGAACACGCTTGCATATCTTCCCAGCGGTATCTTATCTCCTGTTTTGGGTACGACTATCCCCGCTCCTGCTAGTTTTGTCGAGCTTCTTCTCCTCGAGCCATCCGTGAAACAGACCATTGTTGGGTGCCTGATTTCCACTTTCCAGCTCTCCCTTTCACCTATATGTATTCTATACTTTTTATCAAAAATCTCTTTCCTTTTTATTAGGTCATTGCAGCCCATCACCAACTCAAGTTTTGATAGAGCCTCTCTTTGTATCAGTGCATGTCTCTTGTCCACGCAGCTTCCTCTCCACTCCTTGCATGCCTTCAttctatcaatcaatcaatcaatcaatcaatatttatttgcaaaaatgtagTGTTACAGTGAGTTCTTAAGTGTAAAATCATACATACCTATAATTATATCCATGTATAGCCGAATTCATTTATAACAGTCTTTGCCAGGGATTAGGAAAACGTAGGTAATCAATTGgatttaaatccatactaatattataaatgggaaagtgtgtgagtctgtttgtttgtccgtccttcacgggaaaacggagcgacgaattgccgtgattttttaagtggagatagttgaagggatggagagtgacataggctactttttgtctctttctaacgcgagcgaagtcgcgggcaaaagctagtaatttatacTTTAAACTCATCGCTCTTGTTTAAGAACATTACAGTAACAAAAAAGTCGGCGATCGGAATAAAGTTCGAGCAGATAATTGATCAAGAAATTAAATGACTGCAATGAAGATTATAAGAATTCACTTAACGCGAGAGCTGTAGAAAAGGCTAATTAGTTGCCATTAGAGAAAAGAGAAAAGGAAAAAGTGAATAAGTTCTGGAAATGCGATCCATTTAGGTCAGACTTGCCCTTTCCTTTCTGTATTTTTTAGAAGAACGGTATCTAGCCAACGTCATAATGCTTACGCTTCGTAGCGTATCgtaggtgccgtagccgaatggcatttctgcgacgcgaaacgaaaacgaaacgccgcgaaaggtagtctggctcagtcgcgccaatacgcaagagcgatagagatagatatgatacgagcgtttcgtttcatggGCAATTGTGCCAATACACACGGCACCAGGTCGGTAACTGCAGGCAAAATACGAAGTGCCAAGAGTAACTAACTACTATGGAGATAGGTGTCTGACGAAACGTCTAccctacatattaaactgtttGCCTGCGGATATCAGGACGGAAGCCAATAGAGCTAAATTCAAAAGAAGTCTGTTTAAGTTTTTAATTGATACTatctaaatgttattttaattttcttatcGAAGAGACtctgatcccacagtcaaactgtgaaAACCGTTTTGTGGGACATATGTTTTGTTATGAATGTACCTCTTGtgttagtaaataataataatagctaCGTACTCTTTTAGGAGTAGTTTGCTTTTCTATATTGGCGCGAGTAAGCTGCTTTTCGATCGGCAAgtagcatcaacgattgtcactttggctagatCAGCTGAAGGATAAAGGTCTAATAGATACTGCCTATGTCTAGAGCAGCGATAGGAACCAAACCAAGTCGGCAATGATGTCATAACTTCATACAAGTTTACTTTGAAAATGATCTGAAGTAGTGGTAAAAAATCGCTGTCAACTTGGTGGTCGGCTCTAGTAACGCATGACAACCATATACctctatacatatatatataatatattattgtcCATATTGATTCAGTAGTCAGCTACCGCTCTGTTAGTGGGCTGGAGAAACATTTAATTCAGTCGTTGCCTCCTGTTTCATTCTTAGTCAGATGTAAGTTGAGAAGCTATCATGCTCAAAAAAGCGCCAACCGGCGGTATCGCGGTGGACCTGAAATATAATCTAAGTAGGCGACATCAAAATCCAAGCATCTAATCTAATCATCAAATCTAAGAGATCCCTTATAAGTTCGCCTGTGTACCtttgttcctgtaaactgtatataaatctgttgtacacaataaagtgatgactactactactactaagtaCTACAAAATCGTGTAGCTTTGTAGAATTCAATTCCAAGAAGGAAAatctatgtaagtatattatcGATTCGAACTATTTGCTCTCGAAAATTCAGTGAAATACGCAGTAATGGCCTCGCACTCACGGCCTGTCTTATCTTTTGTACACAGTTTGTCAATAAagtatttctattctattctattctagagGCATGTTCCAATATTTATGAGAGCTTTAGTAGCTCCGATACACTTGATGACGAGGGTTGCGTACCCACGAACCCGAGACACCACCGCTCGAGGCATTTGCGTGACAACACAACTCACTCGTACGATACGTTTTCGATTTTTATTACACACGCGTGCGATGTCAATACCGATCGGTGTTCGACGTAAATATGCTAACATCCACATTCCGTACAGAGTGACTAGCCAAGATGCCAATCGTTTGAGCCATAGGGAATGGAACGGTAATTTATCTCTGTCATTCTTCGCGAGTCACCCATAAGGTAAAGTTGACGAAATAGGTACATATACGATGTTTTCCAAGTTCCATTAATATTTCGACAGGCTTACGATGCGGACACCGCACATATCACTAAGTATTATCCGTATACCGTTGCATTTATCGTCTTAgtgaaataacatttttttttctcgaatTCATTTTGTCAGttgatgtaggtacctaccataGTTTAACATGTTAATGTTTAAAGTTCCAGGTTTGGACTTGGAAATCTACCAGTATTTAAAAACGTGGACTAATCATTTGCGAGTCAACTCTTATTCTATGGACTAAGGGACttatgaaactttgggataataaagagttcgtatcgacgtttaatgtaaCCTAGTTCAGctcgtcggccatttttttgatgtgctataaggttttttttttaaatggccgacgggccgaactaggtaatatgcagacttTAAaagtcgatacgaactctacattataccaaagtttcatccttgagaaaatggcCTGGCGGCTCTGGCCTCATAATCCACTACACGTGAATCATCATGTTTTCCCGATATTAGCAGACATTTCATTACACGTAATGTGCAATTTGcggaaacttaaaaaaaaaatcttaaatttcttgaaaaattatcgaaactttcacgaaaaataaagggaatttaaaatgaaatggaaagtttccatccatacaattgtccatacaaagtatggaaagttttcgaagttttcctatgtgaaaatttcaaaattttggaaaatttccgtcggcacatcagtaattcATCTCACTGGTCTTGAAATAAAGGTTACAATTTGACACAATTTAAAGTATGCGTGTTAACTTACAATCAAAGTCCATGCATTTTTGTAGTAATAAGAATAAGAGGGATTTTGTACATTTACTAGAACATTTTACCGTGGCTTATCATGGCATTAAGAACTTGTTTTTACGACATGAAAGTACACGTTTTACGTTTTTAATGGTTTACATTAGATTTTGTACTTATCTCtttatttattgaaactttattgcacatttgaaaaaaagtagaaatggcggacttaatgccttaaggcattattattagttattagcACGTAAGGTTTATCTGTAAGTGGATatgtaaaataaagaaataaagaaattagGAGGAGcaggaggaggtagggcatagcgaatgatattccgctttgtgtggtagggcacagcacagcggatatcgtctcgttcgaatctagagcagagcccaactggggtagtacctccgccttacagaagaccgcagccaaatagcactagaccctactcatagtgttgtgttcctgtcggtgagtaaggttgccagagctcaacgagggtgcggtgtgctgatgacgggaggacttacggaactaacatgttccgtttattgtcctttgagtcgtcggcaacccgaaccctccttggaacttgtacactcctttttgctgtgtacttaatacagcaaaagggaatgtacaagtttctaatggggtggcaacgcgcatgtgacactgtttgagttgcaggcgtccataggttacggtgaccgctttacatcaggcgggccgtatacttgtttgccaccgacgtagtataaaaaaaaaatatctaaaccatagggccaaacagaaattcgcgaatgtggctTTGAGAGCCATCAACATCATATAAACAATTAACTGATTTAATATAATTGCCATATTGGCGCTATTTTGTCCAAAAGAGCTATTTAAATTTCAGGAGACAATATACTGAGACTGAATGTTAATTGCTACGAAAATGTTGATTTAAACATACACTTTGGATCCAAATTATTACGGTATCTGGCACTATCGGCCTGATTTAAATTTTAAGAAATACTTAAGATTTGTTAAATATGGCTTTAGATATaggtactgtaagaggtttcatatacggaatgaaaccttttaaaGCATGTTGATgttcgctgactggcagtccccgatttgaatttggaataatAGATAAACGTCAAGGAGAACGAGCACTTGACGGGGCATTCAATTAGAAGCAGCGATTGGGAGTAGTTGCTTGTGATTTAACTCCCGAGAAATAAAAAGATATTGAGACAAAGAGcgttttaaatatatgaatgcCCTTCACCAATAGGCCGTCTCTCttacagtacctacctaccttaggcactggtcccaccgcgagctagtaagctatgagctatcggctataaaaacgaacaaaagataagcacccccgtgcaaataaaagagacacggcgatattgatagctcaccgctgggcgagtaactataaacatcgccgtgtctcttttatttgcacgggagtgattatcttttgttcgtttttatagccgatagctcatagtttactagctcgcggtgggaccagtgcctaatgtgATCGAAATTAATTCAGTGTCTTCAGGTGTCATAGGTGACGTTTCTTCGATCAATTATGTCAATTTTAACACAGACATACCCAATCGTATCTAGAGCTAGAGCATGTCTTACGTACATTAAAGTTCGTATAGGGCTGATAGAGTTGCGTTATATATACTATGAGACAAaactcaaaaaaatatgttcttttattataatttaaaacttAATATAACAAAACTACCATTGAGATTATCAACAAGATCGCGTTTGTACTCACTGGACTACTTCAAATTACTACTACTAGACTCGATTCCATTCATTCCTAAGAGGTTCTACGAGAAAGGTCTCGTAGCAGTTTGACGCCACATGCACCACACGCGACTAACGGGGTTTCAATTGAGATAACCAATAACCTAAGTTCAATCTTTACGAACACATTAAAGATGCAAAGTTCGACTTCATTCGTTTCTGCAAAGATCATGGATCATCACTGcataaataaccacaaaattaaaattttgaaaaaacatagtagaccgattttcatgaaacatggctaagaacattcccgactaactcagctttcagacaaaaagaaCTGAATctatatcggttcatccgttcgggagctacgatgccacagacagacacacacacagacagtcaaacagacagacagacagacacgtcaaacttataacaccccgtcgtttttgcgtcgtgggttAAAAAAATCGAAGTAAACTTTTTATGACCACAAGATTTAAGATGGGATGAGTTTATACTTATGCCTCTGCATAACGTAACGGAACTAATATCTCATGAGGTCCAATACCTATCACTTATAAAGTTTAAATGTTATTAGCACACAAAGACTTGAGATCGGAAGAGTTCAGATGTTTCTTCACGACGCAATGGGACCGTTGTTTCAGTCTTTATGTGCTCATAAAAATGAACTTAGGTTTTAAGTGCATGCTATTTTTTCGATCACAACGGACGCTACGCGCTGTTGATAAAGATCATGAAACAACGGTCCCATTGCGTCGTGAAGAAACATCTGAACTCTTCCGATCTCAAGTCTTTGTGTGCTGAAGAGTTTACGTGTCTCTCCAGAACGCAACGGGAGCGATATCTCATGAGATCCAAGATCTTTATCAACAGCATCGTGTAACGTCAGTTAAAATCGAATGTAACGATTTGCGTTCACTTAGAACCTAAGTTAAATATTTACTAACCATAAATAAAGACTCAAGAGTGGAAGAGTTCAAACACCTAAACGCCTATCCTCATCGCAACGATAGCGATATCTCACGAGATTCAAGATCTTTATCAACACCGCGTAACGTCAGTTGAGCGATTTCTGATGCTCTCAGGGCTCAGACTTACTGCTTGGGCTACGAGCGTCGCTCATCACCGGGTGATCTCACCTGAGAGCGTCCCGCCCACTTGTGGCGGTCACGGGGCATCACATCATAAAGCACAACACGAGGCGCGGGCGAGCATCGCGCGGCGCGTGCTCGACGGAGCGGCCGTACTGACTGCTCGCTCCCGCGGCCGCCGCGCCCGTCGTCGTGGGGTTGCCAGCGGGGTGTGAAAcgctgtttttatttaaaattgcaaacggaaCTTAATCGCGTAGTTACTATGTTTtgaacactaacctccgacgtttcaaggacggcattgtccccgtggtctcggagcagaccaCGGAGagaatacgcgattaagtcccgtttgcaattttaaataatatatgtgtaaaaatcgtgaaagtttaaatcagtgtaacGCTGTTTTTCTTGTTCACGTTCTGAAGGCCTAGCGGAGATGACAATCTTACATCGAAAAACGTCAAACCGAAACTAACAACCTATTTAAATGACATATCAAATGCTACGAAACATTACACGTCAAATTCCCAACATTAGTTAATAACTCGTAATCCTGGAAtacttatttgttatacaaggacAAGGGgctaaagttttattttaacgccgagtgtagaattgaaaaacgagcaagtgaaatcctgaacttggcgagtttttcaatacacgagaagtaaaatacatttgcacccgtatgtaacacaaaacttttcccctcactatagcgaggaaattacaacgcaaaaaattcgTTCACTGGTTCCtacttttatgaattttaaagtagttaatttgactatgttcaaggtcaaatttcatttatttcatttaaattactttacccactagtggataaaatgcgtttttacccgctgggattaaaggataaaacacgtgtttccgagctagtgagcggaaaacaatatttttgtagaaaattatatGGATTTGAGAACCTTTATTTTACTGATGTTCTTGCCTTACAGTTTATGATGTTCATCATTTCATCCCTTTATCACACATTGCT of Leguminivora glycinivorella isolate SPB_JAAS2020 chromosome 5, LegGlyc_1.1, whole genome shotgun sequence contains these proteins:
- the LOC125226705 gene encoding uncharacterized protein LOC125226705 isoform X1; translation: MSDSDDATSEVPDPTPHQPMQNMDNSSLLTMFSSGIEVILKKIADNLTAVPSIGTRPKLLPFDPDTTDADIENWCSLSEMVIEKKGLEGVDLILALTHSLKGRAATCLTKIQPDKVSWSTIKEMLISTFSKPMMMQDHFDQIIKFRINEKEGPAESGMRLWQLMEKIPDANLPENVMTGFAISVLSQCDDKIRRELNSVVINSKNQLFRTLRSFTLKRRLEESSSSEYEAKKQRTSITFRGVCHFCGRIGHRGQDCRDKQRLIAKNQSTFAKTESTNPSKSTGTCYVCNDPGHLASTCPLRWKKKDDTAANTSTSSKHVNLCSRSSRGVLQINQ
- the LOC125226705 gene encoding uncharacterized protein LOC125226705 isoform X2, coding for MSDSDDATSEVPDPTPHQPMQNMDNSSLLTMFSSGIEVILKKIADNLTAVPSIGTRPKLLPFDPDTTDADIENWCSLSEMVIEKKGLEGVDLILALTHSLKGRAATCLTKIQPDKVSWSTIKEMLISTFSKPMMMQDHFDQIIKFRINEKEGPAESGMRLWQLMEKIPDANLPENVMTGFAISVLSQCDDKIRRELNSVVINSKNQLFRTLRSFTLKRRLEESSSSEYEAKKQRTSITFRGVCHFCGRIGHRGQDCRDKQRLIAKNQSTFAKTESTNPSKSTGTCYVCNDPGHLASTCPLRWKKKDDTAANTSTSSKHVNLCSRSSRDQ